A stretch of Eleutherodactylus coqui strain aEleCoq1 chromosome 2, aEleCoq1.hap1, whole genome shotgun sequence DNA encodes these proteins:
- the LOC136610245 gene encoding olfactory receptor 1G1-like → MNGCENITVTEFYLTPFFTSRINDMFIFSGFLFMYLLAVVGNLIIIVLVCAVPQLHTPMYFFLCNLSSVDAIYVSAILPKMLSIIITENKTFSYYGCITQLSFFILCATAENNILTCMAYDRYVAVCSPLHYSLIMTRKVCFIIATSSMIFCVVNSIMLTLLISTLSFCYSHEINHIFCDVILLMELSSSDTETIKAIISTEDICLVVFSLIFILMSYVRIISTVVKIRSSSGQLKAFSSCSSHIITALLFYGPSIFMYLKPESEDSKEQDKILSMLYVAVVPMLNPFVYSLRNKDVLGAARNTARVMWNKIIPFRTNEPNIILKNCRIEMQH, encoded by the coding sequence ATGAATGGCTGTGAAAACATTACAGTGACTGAATTCTACCTGACGCCATTTTTCACCTCCAGAATAAATGACATGTTTATATTTTCTGGGTTTTTATTCATGTATCTATTAGCTGTGGTGGGAAATCTGATTATCATTGTCCTTGTGTGCGCTGTACCCCAACTCCACACTCCCATGTACTTTTTCTTGTGTAATCTGTCTTCTGTTGATGCCATTTATGTTTCGGCTATTCTCCCAAAGATGTTATCCATCATTATAACAGAGAACAAAACATTCTCCTACTATGGCTGCATAACTCAGCTGTCTTTCTTCATACTCTGTGCGACTGCTGAGAATAACATTCTGACTTGtatggcctatgatcgctatgtggCGGTTTGTTCTCCTCTACATTATTCTTTGATCATGACAAGGAAAGTTTGTTTTATTATAGCTACTTCCAGCATGATTTTCTGTGTTGTAAATTCAATAATGCTAACTTTACTGATATCAACATTATCATTCTGTTACTCTCATGAAATCAACCATATCTTTTGTGATGTAATACTACTGATGGAACTTTCTTCTAGTGATACTGAGACTATAAAAGCAATCATCTCAACTGAAGACATCTGTTTGGTAGTTTTTAGTTTGATTTTTATTTTGATGTCATATGTAAGAATTATCTCCACAGTTGTAAAGATTCGTTCCTCTAGTGGACAGCTTAAGGCTTTTTCTAGCTGCTCATCGCACATCATTACAGCTTTATTATTCTACGGGCCGAGTATCTTCATGTACTTGAAACCTGAATCTGAGGATTCTAAGGAACAAGACAAAATTCTCTCAATGCTTTATGTGGCCGTGGTCCCAATGTTAAACCCATTTGTGTATAGTCTGAGAAACAAAGATGTTCTGGGAGCTGCTAGAAACACAGCCAGAGTTATGTGGAATAAAATCATACCTTTTAGAACAAATGAGCCAAACATTATTCTGAAAAATTGCAGAATTGAAATGCAACActaa